A section of the Rhizobium sp. SSA_523 genome encodes:
- a CDS encoding TadE/TadG family type IV pilus assembly protein, with translation MRYLTILRKLWRSCDANFGMMTALLLPVLCMSAALAIDITHLNEQRSHLASATDAASLAVSEAYNAGTTDPDDLRDLARQFLDANLTANGGRHPPELEVSFAEGPPKSVMLKTSMPVELMLGGFFNHKSMPVSALASTTLGTKTYLQVAFLIDNSNSMALPGTQKDFDYWVRVNGCEFACHDPALAARGLEDGLAKARRLRVKMKMDFVRTALGQFTSKLEDAMDANANVVQMGIFTVATTFEEIAPMTADARAIQKALPNVEIEAVNPQRGIIGPEGGDGWTYLSQGLQILGTRLKNIGDGSSPNKRKTYLVFMTDGVDSYPPYRTFGIVYGPKCEGLKQKGISILTVQTFYPPSNDVQLKQSLKRIPKVLRDCASSPNDYVMADDGPRIQEAVDQIYNKIFRSTRILR, from the coding sequence ATGAGATATTTGACCATATTGCGGAAGCTGTGGCGCTCGTGTGATGCCAATTTCGGCATGATGACCGCGCTGCTCCTGCCGGTCCTGTGCATGAGTGCGGCGCTCGCCATCGACATCACCCATTTGAACGAGCAGCGCTCGCACCTGGCATCGGCGACCGATGCCGCGTCTCTGGCGGTATCCGAAGCCTATAATGCCGGCACCACGGATCCCGACGACTTGCGAGACTTGGCCAGGCAGTTCCTCGATGCCAACCTGACCGCCAATGGCGGCAGGCATCCGCCGGAGCTCGAAGTGTCCTTCGCAGAGGGTCCGCCCAAATCGGTCATGCTGAAAACCTCCATGCCGGTGGAGCTGATGCTTGGCGGCTTCTTCAACCACAAGTCCATGCCCGTCTCCGCCCTGGCATCAACCACGCTCGGCACCAAGACCTATCTGCAGGTCGCCTTTCTCATCGACAACTCCAATTCCATGGCCCTGCCCGGGACACAGAAGGATTTTGATTACTGGGTCCGGGTCAACGGTTGCGAATTTGCCTGCCACGATCCAGCCCTTGCGGCGCGGGGTCTCGAAGACGGGCTGGCCAAGGCGCGGCGGCTGCGCGTCAAGATGAAAATGGATTTCGTCCGCACGGCGCTCGGCCAGTTCACCAGCAAATTGGAGGATGCCATGGATGCCAATGCGAATGTGGTGCAGATGGGGATCTTCACGGTTGCGACCACGTTCGAGGAGATAGCGCCGATGACAGCCGATGCGCGCGCCATCCAGAAGGCGCTTCCGAATGTCGAGATCGAAGCCGTCAATCCGCAAAGAGGCATTATCGGCCCGGAAGGCGGCGATGGCTGGACCTATCTGTCTCAGGGCCTGCAGATCCTCGGCACCCGGTTGAAGAATATCGGTGACGGCTCCTCGCCGAACAAGCGCAAGACCTATCTGGTCTTCATGACCGATGGCGTCGACAGCTATCCGCCCTACCGCACCTTCGGCATTGTCTACGGGCCGAAATGCGAGGGCCTGAAGCAGAAGGGCATCAGCATCCTGACAGTCCAGACCTTCTATCCGCCGTCAAACGATGTGCAGTTGAAGCAATCGCTCAAGCGCATCCCGAAAGTGCTGCGCGACTGCGCCTCATCTCCGAACGATTATGTCATGGCTGACGACGGCCCCCGTATCCAGGAGGCCGTAGACCAGATCTACAACAAGATTTTCCGCAGCACGCGGATCCTGCGTTAG
- a CDS encoding NAD+ synthase, giving the protein MTQDNAQTLRIALAQLNPTVGDVAGNLALAREARQKAAREGADLVVFTELFLSGYPPEDLVLKPAFLSSCWRALETLVEDTRDGGPGVIIGLPRQGEKGRHNSAAIVDGGQILSLRDKIDLPNYGEFDEKRVFDEGEMPGPVNFRGVRIGVPICEEIWNDLGVCETLAESGAELLIVPNGSPYYRGKVDVRHQVALRQVIESGLPLIFVNQLGGQDELVFDGASFGFNADKTLAFQMPEFETALAVTEWQRQDGGFRCVNGPVTAVPEGEEADYRACLLGFRDYVNKNGFKSVVLGLSGGIDSAVCAAIAVDALGAERVRTIMLPYRYTSEESFKDAEDCARALGCRYDTVPIVEPVEGFLSALSELFEGTEEGVTEENLQSRTRGTILMAISNKFGAMVVTTGNKSEMSVGYATLYGDMNGGFNPIKDLYKMQVYAIAAWRNGEVPPGALGPGGEVIPKNILSKAPSAELRPNQTDQDSLPPYPVLDDILECLVEGEMGVEDIVARGHDLSTVHRVEHLLYLAEYKRRQSAPGVKITKKNFGRDRRYPITNRFRDR; this is encoded by the coding sequence ATGACCCAGGATAACGCTCAGACACTTCGTATCGCTCTTGCACAGCTCAACCCGACCGTTGGCGATGTGGCCGGCAATCTGGCGCTTGCCAGAGAGGCGCGCCAGAAGGCCGCGCGCGAAGGCGCCGATCTGGTCGTTTTCACCGAGCTTTTCCTCTCCGGCTATCCGCCGGAGGATCTCGTGCTGAAGCCTGCCTTCCTCTCCTCATGTTGGCGCGCGCTGGAGACCCTGGTGGAGGATACCCGGGATGGCGGGCCAGGGGTCATCATTGGCCTGCCGCGACAGGGCGAGAAGGGACGGCACAATTCGGCCGCCATCGTCGACGGCGGCCAGATCCTGTCGCTGCGCGACAAGATCGACCTGCCGAATTACGGCGAATTCGATGAGAAGCGGGTCTTCGACGAAGGCGAAATGCCGGGTCCCGTCAATTTCCGCGGCGTGCGGATCGGCGTGCCGATCTGCGAGGAAATCTGGAACGATCTCGGCGTTTGCGAAACGCTGGCCGAAAGCGGCGCCGAACTGCTGATCGTGCCGAATGGCTCGCCCTATTATCGCGGCAAGGTGGATGTGCGCCATCAGGTGGCCCTGCGGCAGGTGATCGAGAGCGGCCTGCCGCTGATCTTCGTCAACCAGCTTGGCGGCCAGGACGAACTCGTCTTCGATGGCGCGAGTTTCGGCTTCAATGCCGACAAGACGCTGGCCTTTCAGATGCCGGAATTCGAGACGGCGCTGGCAGTGACCGAATGGCAGCGGCAGGACGGCGGGTTCCGCTGCGTCAATGGGCCGGTCACCGCCGTTCCCGAGGGCGAGGAGGCCGATTATCGCGCCTGCCTGCTCGGCTTCCGCGATTACGTCAACAAGAACGGCTTCAAGAGCGTGGTGCTTGGCCTGTCCGGCGGTATCGATTCCGCCGTCTGCGCCGCGATCGCCGTCGATGCGCTGGGGGCGGAGCGGGTGCGCACCATCATGCTTCCCTATCGCTACACATCCGAGGAGAGCTTCAAGGACGCCGAGGATTGCGCAAGGGCACTTGGCTGCCGTTACGATACCGTGCCGATCGTCGAGCCCGTCGAAGGATTCCTCTCCGCCCTCTCGGAGCTTTTCGAGGGGACGGAAGAGGGCGTGACGGAGGAAAACCTCCAGAGCCGGACGCGTGGCACGATCCTGATGGCGATCTCCAACAAGTTCGGCGCCATGGTGGTGACCACCGGCAATAAATCGGAAATGTCGGTGGGCTATGCGACGCTTTACGGCGACATGAATGGCGGCTTCAATCCGATCAAGGATCTCTACAAGATGCAGGTCTACGCCATTGCCGCGTGGCGCAATGGCGAAGTGCCGCCCGGCGCTCTCGGCCCCGGTGGCGAGGTGATCCCGAAGAACATTCTGTCCAAGGCTCCCTCGGCCGAACTCCGCCCCAACCAGACCGACCAGGATTCGCTCCCGCCCTATCCGGTGCTCGATGATATTCTGGAATGCCTGGTCGAGGGGGAAATGGGGGTCGAGGATATCGTGGCCCGCGGCCATGATCTTTCAACCGTCCACCGTGTGGAGCATCTGCTTTACCTGGCGGAATACAAGCGCCGCCAGTCGGCTCCGGGGGTCAAGATCACCAAGAAGAATTTCGGCCGCGACCGGCGCTATCCGATCACCAATCGCTTTCGCGACCGGTAG
- a CDS encoding class II 3-deoxy-7-phosphoheptulonate synthase, giving the protein MAQNWTPNSWRQKPIQQVPDYPDADALTATEAQLATFPPLVFAGEARRLKKSLAQVADGNGFLLQGGDCAESFMEHGADTIRDFFRAFLQMAVVLTFGAQQPVVKVGRIAGQFAKPRSSNIEKQGDVELASYRGDIINGIDFTPDARIPNPERQLMAYRQSAATLNLLRAFAMGGYANLENVHQWMLGFVKDSPQGERYRKLAARISETMDFMKAIGISSETNPSLRETDFFTSHEALLLGYEEALTRVDSTSGDWYATSGHMIWIGDRTRQADHAHVEFCRGIKNPIGLKCGPSLQPDDLLRLIDILNPANEAGRLTLICRFGHEKVADHLPKLIRAVEREGRKVVWSCDPMHGNTITLNNYKTRPFERILSEVESFFQIHRAEGSHPGGIHVEMTGKDVTECTGGARAVTAGDLQDRYHTHCDPRLNADQALELAFLLAERMKTGRDEKRLAVANG; this is encoded by the coding sequence ATGGCACAGAACTGGACACCGAACAGCTGGAGGCAAAAGCCCATTCAGCAGGTGCCGGATTATCCGGATGCGGACGCTCTGACGGCGACCGAAGCGCAACTCGCCACCTTTCCGCCCCTGGTTTTTGCAGGAGAAGCCCGCCGGCTGAAGAAGAGCCTGGCCCAGGTTGCCGATGGCAACGGCTTCCTGCTGCAGGGCGGCGATTGCGCCGAAAGCTTCATGGAACATGGCGCCGATACCATTCGCGACTTTTTCCGTGCCTTCCTGCAGATGGCCGTGGTGCTGACTTTCGGCGCCCAGCAGCCCGTGGTGAAGGTCGGCCGCATTGCCGGCCAGTTCGCCAAGCCGCGCTCCTCCAATATTGAGAAACAGGGTGATGTGGAGCTCGCCTCCTATCGCGGCGACATCATCAACGGCATCGATTTCACGCCGGATGCCCGCATCCCCAATCCGGAGCGTCAGCTGATGGCCTATCGCCAGTCGGCGGCTACGCTCAACCTGCTGCGCGCCTTTGCCATGGGCGGCTATGCCAATCTGGAGAATGTCCATCAGTGGATGCTGGGCTTCGTGAAGGACAGTCCGCAGGGCGAGCGCTATCGCAAGCTGGCGGCGCGGATTTCCGAAACCATGGATTTCATGAAGGCAATCGGCATCAGCTCGGAAACCAATCCGAGCCTGCGCGAGACCGATTTCTTCACCAGCCATGAGGCGCTGCTGCTGGGCTATGAAGAGGCGCTGACCCGCGTCGATTCCACCTCCGGCGACTGGTATGCCACGTCCGGCCATATGATCTGGATCGGCGATCGCACGCGCCAGGCCGACCATGCGCATGTGGAATTCTGCCGCGGCATCAAGAACCCGATCGGCCTGAAATGCGGTCCCTCGCTGCAGCCGGATGATTTGCTGCGCCTGATCGATATCCTGAACCCCGCCAATGAAGCCGGCCGCCTGACCCTGATCTGCCGCTTCGGGCATGAAAAGGTTGCCGATCACCTGCCGAAGCTGATCCGGGCCGTGGAGCGCGAAGGCCGCAAGGTCGTCTGGTCCTGCGATCCGATGCATGGCAATACGATCACGCTCAACAATTACAAGACGCGGCCATTCGAGCGGATCCTGTCGGAAGTCGAAAGCTTCTTCCAGATCCACCGTGCCGAAGGATCGCATCCCGGCGGCATCCATGTGGAAATGACCGGCAAGGATGTCACCGAATGCACCGGCGGCGCGCGCGCCGTGACCGCTGGCGATCTGCAAGATCGCTACCACACCCATTGCGATCCGCGACTGAACGCCGATCAGGCGCTTGAGCTGGCCTTCCTGCTGGCCGAGCGGATGAAGACCGGCCGTGACGAAAAGCGGTTGGCCGTCGCCAACGGCTGA
- a CDS encoding GFA family protein: MEETVRHGHCLCGTVRLTMKGPFGPVIACHCSQCRRQTGLYLTSTDVERRHLSIAGEDAIAWYRASDKASRGFCSRCGSLLFWAADGASKISVMAGLFDQPSGLQIDHHIYCRDKGDFYEITDGRPQYDTYPAPAPDA, encoded by the coding sequence ATGGAAGAGACTGTGCGCCACGGCCACTGCCTGTGCGGAACCGTTCGGCTGACGATGAAGGGTCCGTTCGGCCCGGTCATCGCCTGCCATTGTTCGCAATGCCGACGTCAGACCGGGCTGTATCTGACGAGTACGGATGTCGAGCGGCGGCACCTGTCGATCGCCGGCGAGGACGCCATTGCCTGGTATAGGGCGAGCGACAAGGCCTCGCGCGGCTTTTGCAGCCGTTGCGGATCGCTGCTCTTCTGGGCGGCGGATGGTGCGTCGAAGATCTCCGTCATGGCCGGCCTGTTCGATCAGCCCTCCGGCCTGCAGATCGATCATCACATCTATTGCCGCGACAAAGGTGACTTCTACGAGATCACCGATGGGCGACCGCAATATGATACCTATCCGGCACCGGCGCCGGATGCCTGA